One Phaseolus vulgaris cultivar G19833 chromosome 4, P. vulgaris v2.0, whole genome shotgun sequence DNA window includes the following coding sequences:
- the LOC137838073 gene encoding heat stress transcription factor C-1, with amino-acid sequence MVSPYGWSQRGPLATVHAFPLYTRCSPSKEKNLTLSPLSPLSHSHSHSLSPSQKILRHPRSHLAHTIPPCFFLIPSSSSSLPFFSLLHGMMEHNIIGNTNNGIAPFVIKTYNMVNDPTTDKLITWGPANNSFIVLDPLDFSHSLLPAFFKHNNFSSFVRQLNTYAFRKVDPDRWEFANEWFLRGQKHLLRNIVRRKHGGGRSNNSQSHLHALKFEELDDDAMVMEIARLKEEQKALEEELQGMNKRLETTEKRPQQMMAFLSKVVEDPQVLSRILREREKKHLGEKKRRLLIPLPSTAATSSSSSSGIKTEFEEDEGNIMSSSPETGLEIDNNNNIICSPVTAGYWGEQGCYGYNCGGVTTPLTVVTPAAPAMGGGYLGRGSLFGEMAAEGSALPPYPFSLLEGGF; translated from the exons ATGGTTAGCCCCTATGGATGGTCGCAACGTGGCCCTCTTGCTACTGTGCACGCGTTCCCTTTATATACACGGTGCTCCCCATCCAAAGAAAAAAACCTCACCCTCTCACCTCTCTCACCACTCTcacactctcactctcactctctgTCACCTTCACAGAAAATACTCAGACACCCACGTTCACACCTCGCACACACCATCCCTCCTTGTTTCTTCCTcatcccttcttcttcttcttctcttccttttttttccCTTCTTCATGGAATGATGGAACACAACATCATCGGCAACACCAACAACGGGATCGCACCGTTTGTCATAAAAACCTACAACATGGTTAACGATCCCACCACCGATAAACTCATCACGTGGGGCCCTGCCAACAACAGCTTCATCGTCCTCGATCCCCTCGACTTCTCCCACTCTCTGCTCCCTGCTTTCTTCAAGCACAACAACTTCTCCAGCTTCGTTCGCCAACTCAACACCTAC GCTTTCAGAAAGGTGGACCCGGATCGGTGGGAATTCGCGAACGAGTGGTTCCTGCGGGGGCAGAAGCATTTGTTGAGGAACATCGTGCGGCGGAAGCACGGCGGAGGGAGGAGCAACAATTCGCAATCGCATTTGCATGCCCTGAAGTTTGAGGAGTTGGACGACGATGCCATGGTGATGGAGATAGCGAGGTTGAAGGAGGAGCAGAAAGCTTTGGAGGAAGAGCTTCAAGGAATGAACAAGAGGTTAGAGACAACGGAAAAACGACCGCAACAAATGATGGCTTTTCTGTCGAAGGTTGTGGAAGACCCGCAGGTTCTCTCTCGGATTCtccgagaaagagaaaaaaaacaccTCGGCGAGAAAAAGCGACGCCTCCTCATTCCTCTGCCTTCGACGGCGGCgacctcctcctcctcctcctccggCATCAAGACGGAGTTCGAAGAAGACGAAGGTAACATCATGTCTTCATCGCCGGAGACGGGTTTGGAAATcgataataataacaatattatttgTTCGCCGGTGACGGCGGGGTATTGGGGGGAACAAGGGTGTTATGGGTATAATTGCGGCGGAGTAACGACGCCGTTGACGGTGGTGACGCCGGCTG